Proteins encoded by one window of Burkholderia plantarii:
- a CDS encoding MFS transporter translates to MSASSRRAMFAILMAVGLSILDTALANVALPVIAADLHTSPAASVWIVNAYQLAMVATLMPFAALGAIVGHRRVYLLGLATFVLASLACALSDSLATLTAARVLQGLGGSAVMSVNTALIRIIYPPNRLGRGMGINTLIVGVAYAVGPTVASLILSVASWPWLFAINVPLGGLALLVAWPALPDSIRTGHRFDPLAAGLNVVTFAALIYALGEATQRGPAAWTVATALVALLAGWLLVRREAGHPAPMLPVDLFRNRSFALAATVSSSAYAAQGLAFVSLPFYLETVQHLSQVQTGFILTPWPVFVALAAPIAGRLSDRYQPGMLSGLGLAALALGLASSALLPANPGAFDIGIRMALCGAGFGFFQSPNLKSMISSAPPERSGGASAIIATSRLIGQATGAALVALCFGLFSHHGSTVALTLGAIFAALASLLSWLRLAVRVRAAG, encoded by the coding sequence ATGTCCGCCTCGTCGCGGCGGGCCATGTTCGCGATCCTGATGGCGGTGGGCCTGTCGATCCTCGACACCGCGCTGGCCAACGTCGCGCTGCCCGTGATCGCGGCCGACCTGCATACCTCGCCGGCCGCCTCGGTCTGGATCGTCAACGCGTACCAGCTCGCGATGGTGGCCACGCTGATGCCGTTCGCGGCGCTCGGCGCGATCGTCGGCCACCGGCGCGTCTACCTGCTGGGCCTCGCCACCTTCGTGCTCGCCTCGCTGGCCTGTGCGCTGTCCGATTCGCTCGCCACGCTCACGGCCGCGCGCGTGCTGCAGGGCCTGGGCGGCAGCGCGGTGATGAGCGTCAACACCGCGCTGATCCGCATCATCTACCCGCCCAACCGGCTCGGGCGCGGCATGGGGATCAACACGCTGATCGTGGGCGTGGCCTACGCGGTCGGCCCCACGGTGGCCTCGCTGATCCTGTCGGTGGCGTCGTGGCCGTGGCTGTTCGCGATCAACGTGCCGCTCGGCGGGCTCGCGCTGCTGGTGGCGTGGCCGGCGCTGCCCGACTCGATCCGCACCGGCCACCGCTTCGATCCGCTCGCGGCCGGCCTCAACGTGGTCACGTTCGCGGCGCTGATCTACGCGCTGGGCGAGGCCACGCAGCGCGGCCCGGCCGCCTGGACGGTCGCCACCGCGCTCGTCGCGCTGCTGGCGGGCTGGCTGCTGGTGCGCCGCGAGGCCGGGCATCCGGCGCCGATGCTGCCCGTCGATCTGTTCCGCAACCGCTCGTTCGCGCTGGCCGCCACGGTATCCTCGTCGGCCTACGCGGCGCAGGGGCTCGCGTTCGTGTCGCTGCCGTTCTATCTGGAGACCGTGCAGCACCTGAGCCAGGTGCAGACGGGCTTCATCCTCACGCCGTGGCCGGTGTTCGTGGCGCTGGCCGCGCCGATCGCCGGACGCCTGTCGGACCGCTATCAGCCCGGCATGCTGAGCGGCCTCGGGCTCGCGGCGCTGGCGCTCGGGCTGGCCTCGTCGGCGCTGCTGCCGGCCAACCCGGGCGCGTTCGACATCGGCATCCGCATGGCGCTGTGCGGCGCGGGCTTCGGCTTCTTCCAGTCGCCGAACCTGAAATCGATGATCTCGAGCGCGCCGCCCGAACGCAGCGGCGGCGCCAGCGCGATCATCGCCACCTCGCGGCTGATCGGCCAGGCCACGGGCGCGGCGCTGGTGGCGCTCTGCTTCGGCCTGTTCTCGCATCACGGCTCGACCGTCGCGCTGACGCTCGGCGCGATCTTCGCGGCGCTCGCCTCGCTGCTCAGCTGGCTGCGGCTGGCCGTCCGAGTCCGCGCGGCCGGGTGA
- the araH gene encoding L-arabinose ABC transporter permease AraH: MNQAMQPKGTPTANEAAAPITPSRARAWEMINKSGIVVVFVVLFAVLSATVPDFLTTRNIQGLLLSVTLIGSIAVTMMFVLALGEVDLSVASIVAFSGVVASTVITASHSVMLGVAAGVLAGGAVGLVNGVLIARFRINSLIATLAMMEAVRGLAFLTSNGDAVMISEERFFDLGSGSFLGISFPIWSNIVGFVVFGFLLKKTVFGKNVLAVGGNSEAALLAGLSVTRIKIVVFVLQGLVTGFAGVMLASRMSLGDPKTSVGLELGVISACVLGGVSLTGGVATIAGVLVGVLIMGAVQDAMSLVNVPTFYQYLIRGGILLLAVLFDQFRRSKRAV, translated from the coding sequence ATGAACCAAGCCATGCAGCCAAAGGGTACGCCCACCGCCAACGAAGCCGCCGCGCCGATCACGCCCTCGCGTGCGCGTGCGTGGGAGATGATCAACAAGTCGGGCATCGTGGTGGTGTTCGTGGTGCTGTTCGCCGTGCTCTCGGCAACCGTGCCCGACTTCCTCACGACCCGCAACATCCAGGGCCTGCTGCTGTCGGTCACGCTGATCGGCTCGATCGCCGTGACCATGATGTTCGTGCTCGCGCTGGGCGAGGTGGACCTGTCGGTGGCCTCGATCGTCGCGTTCTCGGGCGTGGTGGCCTCCACCGTGATCACCGCCTCGCACAGCGTCATGCTCGGCGTGGCGGCCGGGGTGCTCGCGGGCGGCGCCGTGGGCCTCGTGAACGGCGTGCTGATCGCGCGGTTCCGCATCAACTCGCTGATCGCCACGCTGGCCATGATGGAGGCGGTGCGCGGGCTCGCCTTCCTGACCTCGAACGGCGACGCGGTGATGATCTCCGAGGAGCGCTTCTTCGATCTCGGCAGCGGCTCGTTCCTCGGCATCTCGTTCCCGATCTGGAGCAACATCGTCGGCTTCGTGGTGTTCGGCTTCCTGCTCAAGAAGACCGTGTTCGGCAAGAACGTGCTGGCGGTGGGCGGCAACAGCGAGGCGGCGCTGCTCGCGGGGCTGTCGGTCACGCGCATCAAGATCGTCGTGTTCGTGCTGCAGGGGCTCGTGACCGGCTTCGCCGGCGTGATGCTGGCCTCGCGCATGAGCCTCGGCGACCCGAAGACCTCGGTCGGGCTCGAACTCGGCGTGATCTCCGCCTGCGTGCTCGGCGGCGTGTCGCTGACGGGCGGCGTGGCCACCATCGCCGGCGTGCTGGTGGGCGTGCTGATCATGGGCGCCGTGCAGGACGCCATGAGCCTCGTGAACGTGCCGACCTTCTACCAGTACCTGATCCGCGGCGGCATCCTGCTGCTGGCGGTGCTGTTCGACCAGTTCCGGCGCAGCAAGCGGGCGGTGTGA
- the araG gene encoding L-arabinose ABC transporter ATP-binding protein AraG has translation MTDQLMMDAGVAPAGGDAARAYLELDGITVSFPGVRALDQVSLAVRAGEVHGLMGENGAGKSTLLKVLSGLNQPQEGTLRLAGVERRFATTRAAIDAGIAIIYQELHLVPELTVAENLMLGQLPNRLGVLDERALVKRATDELERLGERIDPRTPVKDLSIGQRQMIEIGKALMRDARVIAFDEPTSSLSARETKNLFRIIDALRADGRAIIYVTHRMDEVDALCDRVTVFRDGRRIETFESVADLDRNRLIAAMVGRSIADVYGYRARAAGEVLLEAKGLMGPGLAEPVSFTARRGEIVGFFGLVGAGRSELMKLIYGAVRASAGHVELGGRRMNFASPRDAVRAGIALCPEDRKQEGIVAIASVADNLNISARRHFSPARFLLDEKRERELAQEYIRKLAIKTRNGDTAIGTLSGGNQQKVILSRWLAERIEVFLMDEPTRGIDVGARAEIYHLLYDLAEAGRAVVMVSSDLAEVIGVADRIVVMREGRIVGSVPKAEASPDELIKLALPR, from the coding sequence ATGACCGATCAACTCATGATGGATGCGGGCGTGGCGCCGGCAGGCGGCGACGCCGCGCGCGCCTACCTGGAACTCGACGGCATCACCGTCAGCTTTCCGGGCGTGCGCGCGCTCGACCAGGTCTCGCTCGCGGTGCGCGCGGGCGAGGTGCATGGCCTGATGGGCGAGAACGGCGCCGGCAAATCGACGCTGCTGAAGGTGCTGTCGGGCCTGAACCAGCCGCAGGAAGGCACGCTGCGGCTGGCCGGCGTGGAGCGCCGCTTCGCCACCACGCGCGCGGCGATCGATGCCGGCATCGCGATCATCTACCAGGAGCTGCATCTCGTGCCCGAGCTGACGGTGGCGGAAAACCTGATGCTCGGGCAGCTGCCGAACCGCCTCGGCGTGCTCGACGAGCGCGCGCTCGTCAAGCGCGCCACCGACGAACTGGAACGGCTCGGCGAGCGCATCGATCCGCGCACGCCGGTCAAGGATCTCTCGATCGGCCAGCGCCAGATGATCGAGATCGGCAAGGCGCTGATGCGCGACGCGCGCGTGATCGCGTTCGACGAGCCCACCAGCTCGCTGTCGGCGCGCGAGACCAAGAACCTGTTCCGCATCATCGACGCGCTGCGCGCCGACGGGCGCGCGATCATCTACGTCACGCACCGCATGGACGAGGTCGATGCGCTGTGCGACCGCGTCACCGTGTTCCGCGACGGCCGCCGCATCGAGACCTTCGAGTCGGTGGCCGACCTCGACCGCAACCGCCTGATCGCGGCGATGGTGGGGCGCTCGATCGCCGACGTGTACGGCTACCGGGCGCGCGCGGCGGGCGAGGTGCTGCTCGAGGCGAAGGGGCTGATGGGGCCGGGCCTCGCCGAGCCGGTGTCGTTCACGGCGCGGCGCGGCGAGATCGTCGGCTTCTTCGGGCTGGTGGGCGCGGGGCGCTCCGAGCTGATGAAGCTGATCTACGGCGCGGTGCGCGCGAGCGCCGGGCACGTCGAACTGGGCGGGCGGCGCATGAACTTCGCGAGCCCGCGCGACGCGGTGCGCGCCGGCATCGCGCTGTGCCCCGAGGACCGCAAGCAGGAGGGCATCGTCGCGATCGCGTCGGTGGCCGACAACCTCAACATCAGCGCGCGGCGCCATTTCAGCCCCGCGCGTTTCCTGCTCGACGAGAAGCGCGAGCGCGAACTCGCGCAGGAGTACATCCGCAAGCTCGCGATCAAGACGCGCAACGGCGATACCGCGATCGGCACGCTCTCCGGCGGCAACCAGCAGAAGGTGATCCTGTCGCGCTGGCTGGCCGAGCGCATCGAGGTGTTCCTGATGGACGAGCCCACGCGCGGCATCGACGTGGGCGCGCGCGCCGAGATCTACCACCTGCTGTACGACCTGGCCGAGGCCGGACGCGCGGTGGTGATGGTGTCGAGCGATCTCGCCGAGGTGATCGGCGTGGCCGACCGCATCGTGGTGATGCGCGAGGGGCGCATCGTCGGCAGCGTGCCGAAGGCCGAGGCCTCGCCCGACGAACTGATCAAGCTCGCGCTGCCGCGCTGA
- a CDS encoding arabinose ABC transporter substrate-binding protein, translating into MIRNTRRLTLRVLLAALCAAPLGFAATASADAPVKIGFLVKMPEQAWFINEQKAATALGQKENFSVVNIGTPDGEKVLAAIDNLGAQGAKGFVICAPDVRLGPAIERRAKQYNMKFVTVDDQLVDSSGKPLPNVPHLGMSAFKIGNQVGQAISDEIKKRGWKPEEVGALRITDYELPTAKLRTDGATQSLLAGGFLKQNIFDAPQKTTDDEGGFNAASPVLAQHPNIHKWVIFALNEESVLGAVRATEQLHVPSADVIGVGINGAGEAFAEFQKTQPTGFYGTIAVSSTNHGKDSAQNLIDWIRTGKQPPADTQTTGKLMTRENWKAVRAELGI; encoded by the coding sequence ATGATTCGCAACACCCGCCGTCTGACCCTGCGCGTCCTGCTCGCGGCCCTGTGCGCCGCGCCGCTCGGCTTCGCCGCCACGGCCAGCGCCGACGCCCCCGTGAAGATCGGCTTCCTGGTCAAGATGCCCGAGCAGGCCTGGTTCATCAACGAGCAGAAGGCGGCCACCGCGCTCGGCCAGAAGGAGAACTTCTCGGTCGTCAACATTGGCACGCCCGACGGCGAGAAGGTGCTGGCCGCGATCGACAACCTCGGCGCGCAAGGCGCCAAGGGCTTCGTGATCTGCGCGCCCGACGTGCGCCTCGGGCCGGCCATCGAGCGCCGCGCCAAGCAGTACAACATGAAATTCGTGACGGTGGACGACCAGCTCGTCGATTCGTCCGGCAAGCCGCTGCCGAACGTGCCGCACCTGGGCATGTCGGCGTTCAAGATCGGCAACCAGGTCGGCCAGGCGATCAGCGACGAGATCAAGAAGCGCGGCTGGAAGCCCGAGGAAGTCGGCGCGCTGCGCATCACCGACTACGAGCTGCCCACCGCCAAGCTGCGCACCGATGGCGCGACCCAGTCGCTGCTGGCCGGCGGCTTCCTCAAGCAAAACATCTTCGACGCGCCGCAGAAGACCACCGACGACGAAGGCGGCTTCAACGCGGCCTCGCCGGTGCTCGCGCAGCATCCGAACATCCACAAGTGGGTGATCTTCGCGCTGAACGAGGAATCGGTGCTGGGCGCCGTGCGCGCCACCGAGCAGCTGCACGTGCCGAGCGCCGACGTGATCGGGGTGGGCATCAACGGTGCCGGCGAGGCGTTCGCCGAGTTCCAGAAGACGCAACCGACCGGCTTCTACGGCACGATCGCCGTCAGCTCGACCAACCACGGCAAGGACAGCGCGCAGAACCTGATCGACTGGATCCGCACCGGCAAGCAGCCGCCGGCCGACACGCAGACCACCGGCAAGCTGATGACGCGCGAGAACTGGAAGGCGGTGCGCGCCGAGCTCGGGATCTGA
- a CDS encoding Gfo/Idh/MocA family protein — MTINTTTYTLGIAGVGKIARDQHLPAIAANPGFELVAAASRNAQVDAVRNYPDIAALLAAEPGLDAVSLCTPPQVRYEQARAALLAGKHVMLEKPPGAGVSEVEALRALARQHHRTLFATWHSRHAGAVEPARAWLAEREVREVRVRWKEDVRRWHPGQQWIWEAGGLGVFDPGINALSIVTRILPNPVLLRAATLHVPADCATPIAAELDCVDAAGAPVHAEFDWRHGPVEQWEIDVDTADGRLSIAEGGKRLTIAGEAITLDAEREYASLYERFHWLIGHGTDDVDVSPLRLVADAFMLGKHVEVEPFGH; from the coding sequence ATGACCATCAATACGACCACCTATACCCTCGGCATCGCCGGCGTCGGCAAGATCGCGCGCGATCAGCATCTGCCCGCCATCGCCGCCAACCCCGGCTTCGAACTCGTGGCCGCCGCGAGCCGCAACGCGCAGGTCGATGCGGTGCGCAACTATCCCGACATCGCGGCGCTGCTGGCCGCCGAGCCGGGCCTCGACGCCGTCTCGCTCTGCACCCCGCCGCAGGTCCGCTACGAGCAGGCGCGCGCCGCGCTGCTGGCCGGCAAGCACGTGATGCTCGAAAAGCCGCCCGGCGCGGGCGTGAGCGAGGTCGAGGCGCTGCGCGCGCTGGCGCGCCAGCACCACCGCACGCTGTTCGCCACCTGGCACTCGCGCCATGCGGGCGCGGTGGAGCCGGCGCGCGCATGGCTCGCCGAGCGCGAGGTGCGCGAGGTGCGGGTGCGCTGGAAGGAAGACGTGCGGCGCTGGCATCCCGGCCAGCAATGGATCTGGGAAGCGGGCGGCCTCGGCGTGTTCGATCCGGGCATCAACGCGCTGTCGATCGTCACGCGGATCCTGCCGAACCCGGTGCTGCTGCGCGCTGCCACGCTGCACGTGCCGGCCGACTGCGCGACGCCGATCGCGGCCGAACTCGACTGCGTGGACGCGGCCGGCGCGCCGGTGCACGCCGAATTCGACTGGCGCCACGGCCCGGTCGAGCAATGGGAGATCGACGTCGACACCGCCGACGGGCGGCTGTCGATCGCCGAGGGCGGCAAACGCCTGACGATCGCGGGCGAGGCGATCACGCTCGATGCCGAGCGCGAATACGCGTCGCTCTACGAGCGGTTCCACTGGCTGATCGGCCATGGCACCGACGACGTCGACGTGAGCCCGCTGCGGCTCGTGGCCGACGCATTCATGTTGGGCAAGCACGTCGAGGTCGAGCCGTTCGGTCACTGA
- a CDS encoding dihydrodipicolinate synthase family protein, producing the protein MNTSRSPRYRGVFPVVPTTFTETGELDLASQKRAVDFMIDAGSDGLCILANFSEQFSLADDERELITRTVLEHVAGRVPVIVTTTHYGTGICAARSRRAQEQGAAMVMIMPPYHGATFRVPEPAIHEFYARVSDAIEIPIMIQDAPASGTVLSAPFLAKLAREVEQVAYFKIETPGAANKLRELIRLAGDAVEGPWDGEEAITLLADLNAGATGAMTGGGYPDGIRPILEAHREGRADDAYALYQQWLPLINHENRQAGLLACKALMKEGGVIDCELPRHPLPAMHPDTRAELIAIARRLDPLVLRWGK; encoded by the coding sequence ATGAATACGAGTCGTTCCCCCCGTTATCGCGGCGTTTTCCCCGTCGTGCCCACCACCTTCACCGAGACCGGCGAGCTGGATCTGGCGAGCCAGAAGCGCGCCGTCGATTTCATGATCGACGCGGGCTCGGACGGCCTCTGCATCCTCGCGAACTTCTCCGAGCAGTTCTCGCTCGCCGACGACGAGCGCGAGCTGATCACGCGCACCGTGCTCGAGCACGTGGCCGGCCGCGTGCCGGTGATCGTCACCACCACCCACTACGGCACCGGCATCTGCGCGGCGCGCAGCCGGCGCGCGCAGGAGCAGGGCGCGGCGATGGTGATGATCATGCCGCCGTATCACGGCGCGACCTTCCGCGTGCCGGAGCCGGCGATCCACGAGTTCTACGCGCGCGTGTCGGACGCGATCGAGATCCCGATCATGATCCAGGACGCGCCGGCGAGCGGCACGGTACTGTCCGCGCCGTTCCTCGCGAAGCTGGCGCGCGAGGTCGAGCAGGTGGCCTACTTCAAGATCGAGACGCCGGGCGCGGCCAACAAGCTGCGCGAACTGATCCGGCTGGCCGGCGACGCCGTGGAGGGGCCGTGGGACGGCGAGGAGGCGATCACGCTGCTGGCCGACCTGAACGCCGGCGCGACCGGCGCGATGACGGGCGGCGGCTATCCGGACGGCATCCGCCCGATCCTCGAGGCGCACCGCGAGGGCCGCGCCGACGACGCCTACGCGCTGTACCAGCAATGGCTGCCGCTGATCAACCACGAGAACCGCCAGGCCGGCCTGCTGGCCTGCAAGGCGCTGATGAAGGAGGGCGGCGTGATCGACTGCGAGCTGCCGCGCCACCCGCTGCCGGCCATGCATCCGGACACGCGCGCCGAGCTGATCGCGATCGCGCGCCGGCTCGACCCGCTCGTGCTGCGCTGGGGCAAGTGA
- a CDS encoding MFS transporter, whose product MTNSQDGRAGATDSAQERQIVGHISRRLVPFLALIYVVAYVDRTVVGFAKLHMNAAVGLSDAAYGLGAGLFFVGYFLCEVPSNLALSRYGARVWFARILFTWGLITMAMAWVSGPHSFYALRFLLGAAEAGLFPGILYFLTQWFPMRHRAGVIGLLVLAQPVAGIVTGPLAGALLETHGLFGLANWQLLFIATGLPAVLLSVPTLRVLPESPAQARWLADHERRWIERELAADQRSHALDPHRNALGALKDRRVLLLAALYLPFPISIYGLSLWLPTIIKGFGVGDATAGWLSAIPYLFAVAGLLIVPRHSDRRRERYGHIVVVTTAGGLTLAASAWVHAPALQLLLLSLTAFSLYSIQTVVWALPGEFLSGPSAAVGIATINSLANLGGYFGPYGVGVIKDATGSLAAGLYFLAATLLFAVLMTFVVRAALARPRDERDGTLARQS is encoded by the coding sequence ATGACGAATTCGCAGGACGGGCGCGCCGGCGCCACCGATAGCGCGCAGGAGCGGCAGATCGTCGGCCACATCTCGCGGCGGCTGGTGCCGTTCCTCGCGCTGATCTACGTGGTCGCCTACGTCGACCGCACCGTGGTGGGCTTCGCGAAGCTGCACATGAACGCGGCCGTGGGCTTGAGCGACGCCGCCTACGGGCTCGGCGCGGGGCTGTTCTTCGTCGGCTACTTCCTCTGCGAGGTGCCGAGCAACCTGGCGCTGTCGCGCTACGGCGCGCGCGTCTGGTTCGCGCGGATCCTGTTCACGTGGGGCTTGATCACCATGGCGATGGCCTGGGTCAGCGGCCCGCACAGCTTCTACGCGCTGCGCTTCCTGCTCGGCGCGGCCGAGGCGGGCCTGTTCCCCGGCATCCTCTATTTCCTCACGCAATGGTTTCCGATGCGCCATCGCGCCGGCGTGATCGGGCTGCTGGTGCTCGCGCAGCCGGTCGCCGGGATCGTCACGGGGCCGCTGGCCGGCGCGCTGCTGGAGACGCACGGCCTGTTCGGCCTCGCCAACTGGCAGCTGCTGTTCATCGCCACCGGGCTGCCGGCGGTGCTGCTCAGCGTGCCGACGCTGCGCGTGCTGCCGGAGTCGCCGGCCCAGGCGCGCTGGCTCGCCGATCACGAGCGCCGCTGGATCGAGCGCGAACTGGCCGCCGACCAGCGCAGCCACGCGCTCGACCCGCACCGCAACGCGCTGGGCGCGCTGAAGGACCGCCGCGTGCTGCTGCTGGCCGCGCTGTACCTGCCGTTCCCGATCAGCATCTACGGGCTGTCGCTGTGGCTGCCCACCATCATCAAGGGCTTCGGCGTGGGCGATGCGACGGCGGGCTGGCTGTCGGCCATTCCGTACCTGTTCGCGGTGGCGGGCCTGCTGATCGTGCCGCGCCACTCGGATCGCCGCCGCGAGCGCTACGGCCACATCGTGGTGGTGACCACCGCGGGCGGCCTGACGCTGGCCGCGAGCGCGTGGGTTCACGCGCCGGCGCTGCAGTTGCTGCTGCTGAGCCTGACCGCGTTCTCGCTCTACTCGATCCAGACCGTGGTGTGGGCGCTGCCCGGCGAATTCCTGAGCGGGCCGAGCGCGGCCGTGGGGATCGCGACGATCAACTCGCTGGCGAACCTGGGCGGCTATTTCGGCCCCTACGGCGTCGGCGTGATCAAGGACGCCACCGGCAGCCTCGCGGCGGGCCTCTATTTTCTCGCGGCGACGCTGTTGTTCGCGGTGCTGATGACGTTCGTCGTGCGCGCCGCGCTGGCCCGGCCGCGCGACGAACGGGACGGCACGCTCGCGCGCCAGTCGTGA
- a CDS encoding IlvD/Edd family dehydratase has translation MSASKPKLRSQQWFGTTDKNGFMYRSWMKNQGIPDHEFDGRPIIGICNTWSELTPCNTHFRKLAEHVKRGVYEAGGFPVEFPVFSNGESNLRPTAMLTRNLASMDVEEAIRGNPVDAVVLLAGCDKTTPALLMGAASCDVPAIVVSGGPMLNGKLEGKDIGSGTAVWRLHESLKAGEIDLHHFLSAEAGMSRSAGTCNTMGTASTMACMAESLGVTLPHNAAIPAVDARRYVLAHLSGSRIVQMALEDLRLSKILTRAAFENAIRTNAAIGGSTNAVIHLKAIAGRIGVPLELEDWMRIGRGTPTLVDLQPSGRFLMEEFYYAGGLPAVLRRLGEAQLLPHPDALTVNGKSIWDNVREAPNYDEEVIRPLDRPLIADGGICILRGNLAPRGAVLKPSAATPELLKHRGRAVVFENFDHYKATIGDESLDVDKDSILVMKNCGPRGYPGMAEVGNMGLPPKLLRQGVKDMVRISDARMSGTAYGTVVLHVAPEAAAGGPLAAVRDGDWIELDCEAGRLHLDISDEELARRLGDIDPAAAPGVAEQAGRGGYARLYVDHVLQADEGCDLDFLVGMRGAEVPRHSH, from the coding sequence ATGTCGGCAAGCAAACCGAAGCTGCGGTCCCAACAATGGTTCGGCACCACGGACAAGAACGGCTTCATGTATCGAAGCTGGATGAAGAATCAGGGTATTCCCGATCATGAATTCGACGGCAGGCCGATCATCGGCATCTGCAATACGTGGTCGGAGCTGACGCCCTGCAACACCCATTTCCGCAAGCTCGCCGAGCACGTCAAGCGCGGCGTGTACGAGGCGGGCGGCTTCCCGGTCGAGTTCCCGGTGTTCTCGAACGGCGAATCGAACCTGCGCCCGACCGCGATGCTCACGCGCAACCTGGCGAGCATGGACGTGGAAGAGGCGATCCGCGGCAACCCGGTGGACGCGGTGGTGCTGCTGGCCGGTTGCGACAAGACCACGCCGGCGCTGCTGATGGGCGCGGCCAGCTGCGACGTGCCGGCGATCGTGGTGAGCGGCGGCCCGATGCTGAACGGCAAGCTCGAGGGCAAGGACATCGGCTCGGGCACGGCGGTCTGGCGCCTGCACGAATCGCTGAAGGCCGGCGAGATCGACCTGCATCATTTCCTGTCGGCCGAAGCGGGCATGTCGCGCTCGGCCGGCACCTGCAACACCATGGGCACGGCCTCGACGATGGCCTGCATGGCCGAATCGCTCGGCGTGACGCTGCCGCACAACGCGGCGATTCCGGCCGTGGACGCGCGCCGCTACGTGCTCGCGCATCTGTCGGGCAGCCGCATCGTGCAGATGGCGCTGGAAGACCTGAGGCTCTCGAAGATCCTCACGCGCGCCGCGTTCGAAAACGCGATCCGCACCAACGCGGCGATCGGCGGCTCGACCAACGCGGTGATCCACCTGAAGGCGATCGCGGGCCGCATCGGCGTGCCGCTGGAGCTGGAGGACTGGATGCGCATCGGCCGCGGTACGCCGACGCTGGTGGACCTGCAGCCGTCGGGCCGCTTCCTGATGGAAGAGTTCTACTACGCGGGCGGCCTGCCGGCGGTGCTGCGCCGGCTCGGCGAGGCGCAGCTGCTGCCGCATCCGGACGCGCTGACGGTGAACGGCAAATCGATCTGGGACAACGTGCGCGAGGCGCCGAACTACGACGAGGAAGTGATCCGTCCGCTCGACCGGCCGCTGATCGCCGATGGCGGCATCTGCATCCTGCGCGGCAACCTCGCGCCGCGCGGCGCGGTGCTGAAGCCGTCGGCCGCCACGCCGGAGCTGCTCAAGCATCGCGGCCGCGCGGTGGTGTTCGAGAACTTCGACCACTACAAGGCGACCATCGGCGACGAGTCGCTGGACGTCGACAAGGATTCGATCCTGGTGATGAAGAACTGCGGCCCGCGCGGCTATCCCGGCATGGCCGAGGTGGGCAACATGGGCCTGCCGCCGAAGCTGCTGCGCCAGGGCGTGAAGGACATGGTGCGGATCTCGGATGCGCGCATGAGCGGCACGGCCTACGGCACGGTGGTGCTGCACGTCGCGCCGGAAGCGGCGGCGGGCGGCCCGCTCGCGGCGGTGCGCGACGGCGACTGGATCGAACTCGATTGCGAGGCGGGACGGCTGCATCTGGACATCAGCGACGAGGAACTGGCGCGACGCCTCGGCGACATCGATCCGGCCGCCGCGCCGGGCGTGGCCGAGCAGGCGGGCCGCGGCGGTTACGCCCGGCTCTACGTCGACCACGTGCTGCAGGCCGACGAAGGTTGCGACCTCGACTTCCTGGTCGGCATGCGCGGCGCGGAGGTGCCGCGCCACTCGCACTGA
- a CDS encoding LysR family transcriptional regulator → MLDSNPWYIRTRLKTRQLLLVVALAEEGNIHRAAAALSMTQPAASKLLRELEEMLGTVLFERMPRGVKPTLYGDALIRHARAALGSLEQAQEELSALKAGRLGHVAVGAITSPGVRLLPSAVAAVKRQHTDIRISVEIDTSNVLLERLAQDKLDIVIGRLSPEHDKRQLRYETLAGELVRAVVRRGHPLLTGAPSALEELRRHAWIVPPAGSVLRHRFELMFQRASLAPPSNVVETAALLFITRVLEKSDMIAVLAKDVADYYAGHGMVEILPLPMECWMDDFGLITPAEKLLSPAAALMIEALRSAGRETYSLNAGA, encoded by the coding sequence ATGCTCGATTCGAATCCCTGGTACATCCGCACGCGCCTGAAGACACGGCAGTTGCTGCTCGTGGTGGCGCTCGCCGAGGAAGGCAACATCCACCGCGCGGCGGCGGCGCTGAGCATGACGCAGCCGGCCGCCTCGAAACTGTTGCGCGAACTGGAGGAGATGCTCGGGACCGTGTTGTTCGAACGCATGCCGCGCGGCGTGAAGCCGACGCTGTACGGCGACGCGCTGATCCGCCATGCGCGCGCCGCGCTCGGCAGCCTGGAACAGGCGCAGGAGGAACTGAGCGCGCTGAAGGCGGGACGCCTCGGGCACGTGGCGGTGGGCGCGATCACCTCGCCCGGCGTGCGGCTGCTGCCGTCCGCGGTGGCGGCCGTGAAGCGGCAGCACACCGACATCCGCATTTCGGTGGAGATCGACACCAGCAACGTACTGCTCGAGCGATTGGCCCAAGACAAACTCGACATCGTGATCGGCCGGCTCTCGCCCGAGCACGACAAACGCCAGTTGCGCTACGAGACGCTGGCCGGCGAGCTGGTACGCGCCGTGGTGCGGCGCGGACATCCGCTGTTGACCGGCGCGCCGAGTGCGCTGGAGGAACTGCGCCGCCACGCCTGGATCGTGCCGCCGGCCGGCAGCGTGCTGCGGCATCGCTTCGAGCTGATGTTCCAGCGCGCGAGCCTTGCGCCGCCCTCGAACGTGGTCGAGACGGCGGCCCTGCTGTTCATCACGCGCGTCCTGGAAAAGAGCGACATGATCGCGGTGCTGGCCAAGGACGTGGCGGATTACTACGCCGGGCACGGCATGGTGGAGATTCTGCCGCTGCCGATGGAGTGCTGGATGGATGATTTCGGGCTCATCACGCCGGCCGAGAAGCTGCTTTCGCCGGCCGCCGCGTTGATGATCGAGGCGTTGCGCAGTGCCGGGCGGGAAACCTACTCGCTGAATGCGGGCGCGTGA